One genomic region from Enoplosus armatus isolate fEnoArm2 chromosome 17, fEnoArm2.hap1, whole genome shotgun sequence encodes:
- the galr2b gene encoding galanin receptor 2b — translation MSDFEDFSKPGGQVNVSESYQLNPTSVIVSVVFSLIFLLGTIGNSLVLAVLLRSGQVGYNTTNLFILNLSVADFFFIIFCVPFQATIYSLEGWVFGSFMCKVVHFFINLTMYASSFTLAAVSVDRYLAIRYPLRSRELRTPCNAVVAMVIIWGLSLVFAGPYLSYYDLIDYANSTVCIPGWEEQNRKVLDTCTFLFGYVIPVLIVSLSYTRTIKYLWTAVDPLDGMSESKRAKRKVTKMIIIVTVLFCICWLPYHVVILCYLYGDFPFNQTTYAFRLLSHCMAYANSCVNPIVYALVSKHFRKGFKKVFSCILSKNGRNKVHVVHVANTVPGFEAGSTEVSQMNEEHIRQNECEMINRPIAEPREATVTLNLPFQRQT, via the exons ATGTCTGACTTCGAGGATTTCAGCAAGCCAGGAGGGCAGGTGAATGTATCTGAGAGCTACCAGCTTAACCCCACCAGTGTGATTGTGTCAGTGGTTTTCTCGCTCATCTTCCTGCTGGGCACTATCGGCAACAGCCTGGTGCTCGCTGTGCTCCTGAGGAGCGGGCAGGTTGGATACAACACCACCAATCTGTTCATACTCAACCTGAGCGTGGCCgacttcttcttcatcatcttctgCGTTCCTTTCCAAGCCACCATCTACTCTCTGGAGGGCTGGGTGTTCGGCTCCTTCATGTGCAAAGTGGTCCACTTCTTCATCAACCTCACCATGTACGCCAGCAGCTTCACGCTCGCTGCCGTCTCTGTTGACCG ATATCTGGCCATTCGTTACCCGCTGCGCTCCCGAGAGCTAAGAACCCCGTGTAACGCAGTAGTTGCCATGGTGATCATCTGGGGTCTTTCCCTGGTCTTTGCGGGTCCTTACCTCAGCTACTACGACCTGATTGATTACGCCAACAGTACTGTGTGTATCCCCGGCTGGGAGGAGCAGAACCGCAAGGTGCTGGACACGTGCACCTTCCTGTTCGGCTACGTCATCCCCGTGCTGATTGTGAGTCTCTCGTACACTCGAACCATCAAGTACCTGTGGACGGCCGTCGACCCTCTGGACGGCATGTCGGAATCCAAGAGGGCCAAACGCAAAGTCACCAAAATGATCATCATTGTCACTGTGCTTTTCTGCATATGCTGGCTTCCGTACCATGTGGTGATCTTGTGCTACCTGTATGGAGACTTCCCCTTCAATCAGACCACATATGCCTTCAGgcttctctctcactgcatGGCCTACGCCAACTCTTGTGTCAACCCCATCGTGTACGCTCTGGTGTCCAAGCACTTTCGCAAAGGCTTCAAGAAAGTCTTCAGCTGCATCCTCAGCAAAAATGGGAGAAATAAGGTTCACGTGGTTCATGTAGCCAACACTGTGCCTGGGTTTGAAGCAGGCTCCACAGAGGTGTCCCAGATGAACGAGGAGCACATACGACagaatgaatgtgaaatgattAACAGGCCGATCGCAGAGCCAAGAGAAGCCACAGTGACACTGAATTTGCCCTTTCAGCGGCAGACTTGA